Proteins encoded in a region of the Anopheles aquasalis chromosome 2, idAnoAquaMG_Q_19, whole genome shotgun sequence genome:
- the LOC126572281 gene encoding mitochondrial carrier protein Rim2, translating into MSQRDRESFVHLFAGGIAGTAGAVVTCPLEVVKTRLQSSSSTTFIIQGSSSTARLVTDGGKLSDHVRFASAASNNASERHQNSVRHQRVASASAILTRRRPSIFAIPQCGLSTSVQSISIWQCLKHIVQTEGSRALFKGLGPNIVGVAPSRAIYFCAYSKTKNALNSVGIIPANSPLVHILSASCAGFASSTATNPIWFIKTRMQLDSKANGRMTVGECVRQIYESQGIRGFYKGITASYVGISETVIHFVIYEALKKKLLELRQSSSIRPNAYGENANDGGDSKTSRDFLEFMVAGATSKTIASVVAYPHEVARTRLREEGNKYRNFWQTILTVWKEEGKAGLYRGLGTQLVRQIPNTAIMMATYEAVVYVLMNPASASLLPAGAAN; encoded by the exons TATCGCTGGTACTGCTGGCGCCGTAGTGACATGCCCGCTGGAAGTGGTAAAAACGCGGCTGCAGAGTTCGTCATCGACCACGTTTATCATCCAGGGTTCGTCCAGCACCGCTAGACTTGTGACCGATGGAGGTAAACTGAGCGATCACGTTCGCTTTGCGTCCGCTGCATCCAACAACGCATCCGAGCGGCACCAAAACTCGGTGCGTCACCAGCGCGTCGCTAGTGCCAGCGCCATCCTGACCCGTCGCCGACCTTCG ATCTTTGCCATTCCGCAGTGCGGTTTGTCAACGTCGGTACAGTCGATAAGCATCTGGCAATGCCTGAAGCACATCGTGCAGACAGAGGGCTCACGTGCGCTGTTCAAGGGCCTGGGTCCGAACATCGTTGGAGTGGCGCCATCCCGTGCGATCTACTTCTGTGCGTACTCTAAGACAAAGAATGCACTGAACAGCGTCGG TATCATACCGGCAAACTCTCCGTTGGTGCATATTCTGAGTGCATCCTGTGCCGGGTTTGCGTCATCGACCGCCACTAACCCGATATGGTTCATCAAGACGCGCATGCAGCTGGACAGCAAGGCCAATGGGCGGATGACGGTTGGCGAGTGCGTACGTCAGATCTACGAATCGCAAGGTATCCGCGGCTTCTACAAGGGCATTACGGCCAGCTACGTCGGCATCTCGGAGACGGTGATCCACTTCGTCATCTACGAAGCGCTGAAGAAGAAACTG CTCGAGCTACGGCAGTCTTCCTCTATTCGCCCCAACGCATACGGCGAGAACgctaacgatggtggtgatagcAAGACATCGCGAGATTTCCTGGAGTTTATGGTTGCCGGTGCAACGTCCAAGACGATCGCATCGGTTGTGGCCTACCCGCACGAGGTCGCCCGTACGCGGCTTCGCGAGGAGGGCAACAAGTACCGCAACTTCTGGCAGACCATTCTGACCGTGTGGAAGGAGGAAGGCAAAGCCGGCCTCTACCG TGGACTTGGAACCCAGCTGGTACGACAGATTCCTAACACCGCCATCATGATGGCAACGTACGAGGCTGTTGTGTACGTGCTGATGAATCCGGCCAGTGCTAGTCTTCTGCCGGCCGGTGCGGCCAACTGA